In Schizosaccharomyces osmophilus chromosome 1, complete sequence, the genomic window ATACCAAGTTACCCAGGTTACTGTTGGAGACTTTACTTTCAGAAATGACTACTCTTGCATCTGTTTATCACAAACTACCAGAGTCATTCATCGGCCAAGGAAAGTTTGGAGCAGATGCTCTTCAACAACGTGCTGTTGAAGAGTTGAACGTTGACGAGGAAAACAACCAGACGGCAATCGAAAAGGGAGCAAATGTCGAGAATTTACTAGATCTTGATTTTGGAGGTCAAGGCACTGCTACTCCTACTGAATCTACAGCATCGCCTTCTATTTCTAATAATGCTTTAGATTTATTTATGTCTGTCGAATCTTCCGCGCCGAGCAATCAGCCTCCAACAGCAGGTCACTCACGGTCTGCGACAGAAGATCTTCTTGGTCTATAAGAAAGTATTTATTAGAGGATTTGATCGAACAAGCATGTTTATACCACATACCACAATATCACATATTCCAATGAACTATTATCCCATCACCCATGAAAATATGAACCTTGTTTGTTTTAGGATCATAGTACAGAAAATGGTAATTTTATGAACCCCGAAAAACAGTGAATAGACGAATTGTATGCTGCTTATCGAAAGTATATTTTCTAATTTGTTAtttcaaatcctttctGATCCCCGTCAGCTACCATTCCCAATACAATTAAACATTTCCTTTATCAGTTTACAATACtctatttgtttacaaatagTTATAGTGAATGCATACGCTGcctttaaaaacaaaataccGCATTACTCTATAATACACTAACCTACATAACCTTCTCTCCTGCTTTCCATTATTTGGGTACCTTTGCTCAGGAAATTTACAAATAACTACCTTCTCTTCAAGGAAGGTGAAGCTTTATTCGTATACTCATAAAAAACTGTTTTTATTGTACGAATTATTTTGGAATCGCATAAGGTCTCTGGTTGATACTTTGAAACTGAATACGACAAAGGCCATTACAGTTACGAagattttgtaaattttgGATAAACTACAAAAGGAcgaagaattttttttcgtgAGTAGTTTGTGAAGATTTATAGTAGAAAAGTCTTTAGTGCCTTCGTTTATAAAATTCACTACCTCACCGTCTTATATTTGGATCTTTCATTGgaacaatttcttcataatGAGTACCGGATCATCAAGGGAAGAATTGCAGAAGAAGCTTCACGAGAAACTTGATAAGTTTAGATCTCAAAGGAAGCTTCCGAAAGACACTGACCGAAAAACACTGGTTCAAATacgtaaagaaaaagctgaaCAAAGAGCGCAAGCGAAAAAGGGGGCAAAGGCAGCTGCTAGAGTAActgaacaaagaaaaggcaCTAAACCAGATGCAGCCTCTGAAGACAAAGAACTAGGAAGCTTGGAACACGCGGTCAACCCGACCACAGGAACGCCGGACATCACTTATGGAACACTTCTTCTTGGACAAGACAAGTTTACCAATGGCGAACTAAAGAAGTCTAGCAAACGAAAGGGCCCAACAGATGTTTACGGGGCCATGAAGCATTTGGAAGCGAAAAGGGCACGGGTCGAACAGTACgatgaagagaaaaagaaaaaaattgaagaaagtGATACCTGGCATCGGGTTTTGCTTCAAGCAGAGGGCAAGAAATTACAGGACAAcgaaaaacttttgaagaaaaccaTGAAGCGgaaggaaaaggagaagaaaacCTCATCGATGGCCTGGCTAGAACGAAACAAGGCGGTACATCAGACAATGGCCCAACGACAGAAGAAACGCGAAGAGAATCTTCAGAAACGCCGAGATAGTAAAAAGTCCAATAAGAAGTCTGCTAAGAAGTCGGATAAAAAGCCAGACAAAAAGTCGGAT contains:
- the rrp1402 gene encoding ribosome biogenesis protein Rrp14 codes for the protein MSTGSSREELQKKLHEKLDKFRSQRKLPKDTDRKTLVQIRKEKAEQRAQAKKGAKAAARVTEQRKGTKPDAASEDKELGSLEHAVNPTTGTPDITYGTLLLGQDKFTNGELKKSSKRKGPTDVYGAMKHLEAKRARVEQYDEEKKKKIEESDTWHRVLLQAEGKKLQDNEKLLKKTMKRKEKEKKTSSMAWLERNKAVHQTMAQRQKKREENLQKRRDSKKSNKKSAKKSDKKPDKKSDKRFDKKNKKPKPSKGK